Proteins co-encoded in one Dreissena polymorpha isolate Duluth1 chromosome 12, UMN_Dpol_1.0, whole genome shotgun sequence genomic window:
- the LOC127853405 gene encoding molluscan insulin-related peptide 3-like, with translation MFYENQTTWFLLSLSITMTMIDSVSADWSHSCSLFNHRKGVCGSQLDELLESMCIFGYNWQGRRRREAEPDTSGSLQNILIPQSEANSYLGREKRSAFMFQGIVCECCINSCSVSELRSYCRNEPDHFWLFKRSIDRQLTKRNRQ, from the exons ATGTTCTATGAAAACCAAACGACCTGGTTTCTTCTCTCGCTGTCCATCACCATGACGATGATAGACTCCGTTTCAGCAGACTGGTCACATTCTTGCTCCCTCTTCAATCATAGAAAAGGCGTCTGCGGAAGTCAACTTGACGAACTTCTAGAATCCATGTGCATATTTGGATACAACTGGCAAGGCAGAAGGCGGCGCGAAGCCGAGCCAG ATACTTCTGGAAGTTTACAAAACATACTGATACCTCAATCGGAAGCAAACTCTTATCTTGGCCGCGAAAAACGTTCCGCGTTCATGTTTCAAGGCATCGTCTGCGAATGTTGCATCAACAGTTGTAGCGTATCAGAATTGAGGTCATACTGTAGGAATGAACCGGATCACTTTTGGCTGTTTAAAAGAAGCATAGACCGGCAGTTGACTAAACGAAATCGACAGTAG